One window of the Cryptomeria japonica chromosome 7, Sugi_1.0, whole genome shotgun sequence genome contains the following:
- the LOC131073114 gene encoding plasmodesmata-located protein 8, translating to MAGQGRAANGASKKLTLRRSKRGKKTDPRFKNPRGSNFGSVDSIHILMALLRIHLLLIAVSFVATADDNNKMHAEIYRNCSDAEYNEGSPYQNNLNTFLESVASEERATSSFFYKQRVGQLYGVFQCRGDVSEEECRDCKRVVAMRATVLCGTSVGARLQLRGCFLRYGNSKFFSAPGEQLVYKACSPETTTDPGFFSKRDNVLSGLEQGSFSGNNFRVTSSGDSNEGPPIYGYAQCEGDLSWPECADCVLNAATDLKRICPNSVSGQVYLQKCYVSYTQGDSHSHHDTEANHVTAKTVAIVIGGVAAIIFTFIFLMFLKSICKQDD from the exons ATGGCAGGTCAGGGCAGGGCAGCTAATGGCGCTTCAAAAAAACTAACCCTCCGGCGCTCAAAAAGAGGAAAAAAAACGGATCCGCGCTTTAAAAATCCCCGGGGTTCGAACTTTGGATCTGTCGACTCGATTCACATTTTAATGGCGCTCCTCCGCATCCATCTCCTGCTCATTGCCGTTTCTTTCGTTGCCACAGCAGATGACAACAATAAAATGCACGCGGAAATTTATCGGAACTGCTCAGACGCAGAGTACAATGAGGGAAGCCCATACCAGAACAATCTGAACACATTTCTGGAGTCCGTGGCTTCAGAGGAGCGCGCAACGAGTAGTTTTTTCTACAAGCAGAGAGTCGGCCAACTGTACGGCGTGTTCCAGTGCAGAGGCGACGTTAGCGAGGAAGAGTGCCGCGACTGCAAACGCGTGGTCGCAATGCGGGCAACGGTGCTCTGCGGGACCAGCGTCGGTGCGCGACTGCAGCTCCGCGGATGTTTTCTGCGCTACGGTAATTCCAAATTCTTCTCTGCACCGGGTGAACAGCTGGTCTATAAGGCCTGTAGTCCTGAGACTACCACAGACCCAGGGTTTTTCTCCAAGCGTGACAATGTGCTGTCCGGGCTGGAGCAGGGCAGCTTTTCGGGCAACAATTTTAGGGTCACTAGCTCCGGGGATTCGAACGAGGGACCGCCAATCTATGGCTATGCGCAGTGCGAGGGGGATTTATCGTGGCCTGAGTGTGCAGACTGTGTGCTCAACGCGGCAACGGATTTGAAACGCATTTGCCCGAATTCTGTTTCGGGTCAAGTCTATTTGCAGAAATGTTATGTCAGTTACACACAGGGGGACTCTCACTCACATCATG ATACGGAGGCCAATCACGTGACTGCCAAGACGGTCGCCATTGTCATTGGGGGTGTTGCAGCTATCATCTTTACCTTCATTTTCTTGATGTTCTTGAAGTCCATATGCAAACAAGATG ATTGA